A stretch of the Snodgrassella alvi genome encodes the following:
- the rsfS gene encoding ribosome silencing factor yields MDENLIAQWDNMVAICVDALEDIKGKDITVLDTSAQTSLFSRMIIASGDSTRQVKALANNVAVELKEAGYEIISTEGLDSGEWALVDAGDLVVHVMQPAVRDYYDIEALWGGEKPSFHAGAAKPWQAAD; encoded by the coding sequence ATGGATGAAAATCTTATCGCTCAATGGGACAATATGGTTGCCATTTGCGTGGATGCACTTGAAGATATTAAAGGTAAAGATATTACTGTGTTGGATACTTCAGCACAAACTTCGCTGTTTTCGCGAATGATTATTGCCAGTGGTGACAGTACGCGTCAGGTAAAAGCGCTGGCTAACAATGTGGCTGTAGAATTAAAAGAAGCTGGTTATGAAATTATCAGTACTGAGGGGCTGGATAGTGGTGAATGGGCTCTGGTTGATGCAGGTGATCTTGTCGTACATGTAATGCAGCCAGCGGTGCGTGATTATTATGATATAGAAGCATTATGGGGTGGTGAGAAGCCTTCTTTTCATGCTGGCGCAGCTAAACCATGGCAGGCTGCTGATTGA
- the rlmH gene encoding 23S rRNA (pseudouridine(1915)-N(3))-methyltransferase RlmH yields MNITVLAVGTKMPQWVDHAVRDYSKRFGREIQFQFKEIKPEKRGAGVNAAQAMAAEEQRIVAAIPAHSYLIVLDERGKAPTSMELADSLKKWQQQGDNLCFIIGGADGMTTNLKQRANMLMRLSSLTLPHGMVRVLLTEQLYRAQSILHNHPYHRE; encoded by the coding sequence ATGAATATTACCGTATTGGCTGTAGGAACGAAGATGCCGCAATGGGTGGATCATGCGGTGCGTGATTACAGCAAAAGATTTGGCCGAGAAATTCAGTTTCAGTTTAAAGAAATCAAACCTGAAAAACGAGGTGCCGGTGTTAATGCCGCGCAGGCTATGGCAGCTGAAGAACAGCGCATTGTTGCAGCCATACCCGCACATAGTTATCTGATTGTATTGGATGAGCGTGGTAAGGCACCCACTTCAATGGAACTGGCCGATAGTTTAAAGAAATGGCAACAGCAGGGCGATAATCTGTGTTTTATTATTGGTGGAGCTGATGGCATGACGACCAATTTGAAACAGCGGGCAAATATGTTGATGCGATTGTCGAGCCTGACTTTACCGCACGGAATGGTACGGGTGTTGCTGACTGAGCAGCTATATCGTGCTCAGTCTATTCTGCATAATCATCCCTACCATCGTGAATAA
- a CDS encoding carbonic anhydrase, whose protein sequence is MSLIDEIMDFNQKFVDAEEYEQFFTDKYPEKNLAIVSCMDARILDLLPRALGLKNGDAKVIRNAGALVTHPWGSVMRSLLVAVFEMNVHEIMVIGHYDCGMQELHVPDMLDRMRARGISDERLEILENAGVDFHKWLTDFDSVEDAIMHSVNMIRKHPLMPSEIKVHGLVIHPITGKLNIVVNGNKV, encoded by the coding sequence ATGTCTTTAATTGATGAGATTATGGACTTTAATCAGAAGTTTGTGGATGCTGAAGAATACGAGCAGTTTTTTACTGACAAATATCCTGAAAAAAATCTGGCCATTGTGTCTTGTATGGACGCAAGAATTCTGGATTTGCTGCCTCGGGCGCTAGGATTGAAAAATGGGGATGCCAAAGTGATTCGCAATGCCGGTGCTTTGGTTACTCATCCGTGGGGTTCAGTGATGCGCTCGTTGCTGGTGGCAGTCTTTGAAATGAACGTACACGAAATCATGGTAATTGGGCATTATGACTGTGGTATGCAGGAGTTACATGTACCAGATATGTTGGATCGTATGCGGGCACGTGGTATCAGTGATGAACGTTTGGAGATACTGGAGAATGCTGGTGTGGATTTTCATAAGTGGTTGACAGATTTTGATAGTGTGGAAGACGCGATTATGCATTCTGTTAATATGATACGTAAGCATCCGTTGATGCCAAGTGAAATAAAGGTACACGGTCTGGTGATCCATCCCATTACGGGAAAACTGAATATTGTGGTGAATGGAAATAAAGTATGA
- the miaB gene encoding tRNA (N6-isopentenyl adenosine(37)-C2)-methylthiotransferase MiaB — protein sequence MKKVFIRTFGCQMNEYDSEKMLSVLAEGQSLERTDRAEDADIILFNTCSVREKAQEKVFSDLGRIRPLKAKNPNLIIGVGGCVASQEGEAIIQRAPYVDVVFGPQTLHRLPQMILDKETSGLSQVDISFPEIEKFDHLPPARVEGGAAFVSIMEGCSKYCSFCVVPYTRGEEFSRPLEDVLTEIAGLAQQGVKEINLLGQNVNAYRGDMGNGEICDFATLLRIVHEIPGIERMRFTTSHPREFSDAIIECYRDLPKLVSHLHLPVQSGSDRVLAAMKRGYTALEYKHIIRKLRAIRPDLCLSSDFIVGFPGETEREFEQTLKLVQDLAFDLSFVFIYSPRPGTPAANLPDDTPHTEKVRRLEALNEVIEAETARINQSMLGSVQRCLVEGVSKKDPDQLQARTANNRVVNFTGHPRLINQMVELEITEAHTFSLRGKIVLAE from the coding sequence ATGAAAAAAGTATTTATACGAACCTTTGGTTGTCAAATGAATGAGTATGATAGCGAAAAAATGCTGTCTGTACTTGCGGAAGGGCAATCTTTAGAGCGTACTGACAGAGCTGAAGATGCGGATATTATTCTGTTTAATACTTGCTCAGTACGGGAAAAAGCTCAGGAAAAAGTATTTTCAGATTTGGGACGTATTCGGCCGTTAAAGGCTAAAAATCCGAATTTAATCATCGGAGTGGGCGGCTGTGTGGCCTCTCAGGAAGGTGAGGCAATCATTCAGCGGGCGCCTTATGTAGATGTTGTTTTTGGACCGCAGACTTTGCACCGTTTGCCGCAAATGATTTTGGATAAGGAGACGAGTGGTCTTTCTCAGGTAGATATTTCTTTTCCTGAAATAGAAAAATTTGACCATTTGCCACCGGCACGTGTAGAGGGAGGAGCGGCTTTTGTTTCCATTATGGAAGGCTGTTCCAAATATTGTAGTTTCTGTGTTGTCCCTTACACGCGTGGTGAAGAGTTTTCTCGTCCATTGGAGGATGTGTTAACTGAAATTGCCGGACTGGCTCAACAAGGTGTTAAGGAAATTAACCTGCTAGGGCAGAATGTAAATGCTTATCGGGGCGATATGGGCAATGGTGAAATATGTGATTTTGCTACTTTGCTGCGTATTGTCCATGAGATACCTGGTATTGAGCGCATGCGTTTCACAACGAGCCATCCTCGTGAATTTTCTGACGCTATTATTGAGTGCTATCGGGACTTGCCAAAATTGGTATCGCATCTGCATTTGCCAGTACAGTCTGGTTCTGATCGTGTGCTAGCAGCAATGAAACGTGGCTATACTGCATTGGAATATAAACATATTATTCGTAAATTACGTGCTATACGTCCGGATTTATGTTTGAGCTCAGATTTTATTGTAGGATTTCCGGGTGAAACGGAACGAGAATTTGAGCAGACGTTGAAGCTGGTACAGGATCTGGCTTTTGATTTAAGTTTCGTCTTTATTTATAGTCCGCGGCCAGGTACGCCTGCGGCTAATTTGCCAGATGATACGCCACATACTGAAAAGGTACGTCGGCTGGAGGCTTTAAATGAAGTGATAGAGGCTGAAACGGCTCGTATTAATCAATCAATGCTTGGAAGTGTACAGCGCTGTCTGGTGGAAGGTGTCTCCAAAAAGGATCCAGATCAGTTGCAGGCTCGAACAGCTAATAACAGAGTGGTAAATTTTACCGGCCATCCACGTCTGATAAATCAAATGGTTGAGTTGGAAATTACTGAGGCACATACATTCTCGTTACGCGGAAAAATTGTTTTGGCCGAATGA
- a CDS encoding NCS2 family permease, translating into MSPVGISFLDRFFKIKESGSSVRTEVLAGLTTFLAMSYILVVNPSILKDAGMDFGAVFVATCISSAFACMMMGLIANYPIALAPGMGLNAYFTYAVVKGMGISWQVALGAVFVSGIIFIILSLFKVREAIVNSLPNSLKFSIGGGIGLFLALVALKSAGVVVSNPATLVSLGDIHSPQVLMTIVGFCFIVTLEHFRVRGGIIIGILTITAVASLMGINQFQGVFAPVPSLAPTFLQLDFHDLFTMSLVSVIFVFFFVDLFDSTGVLIGVAGRAGLLVDGKLPRVKKALLADSTAIVVGAGLGTSSTTAYVESAAGAAAGGRTGLTAVVVGILMLASLWFSKLAASVPPYATAPALMYVGVLMMRSMTEIDWKDVSEAAPAFFTLIFMPFAYSIADGIAMGFISYALIKLFCGRVKDVSYMVWIIAVLWAFKLLWLGA; encoded by the coding sequence ATGAGCCCAGTGGGTATTTCTTTTTTGGATCGTTTTTTTAAAATTAAAGAAAGTGGCAGTAGTGTGCGCACTGAGGTGCTGGCAGGCCTGACTACTTTTTTGGCAATGAGTTATATTCTGGTAGTCAACCCATCCATTCTGAAGGATGCAGGAATGGATTTCGGTGCCGTTTTTGTGGCTACCTGTATTTCCTCGGCATTTGCTTGCATGATGATGGGACTAATAGCAAATTATCCGATTGCTCTGGCACCGGGTATGGGACTGAATGCCTATTTTACCTATGCAGTAGTGAAAGGTATGGGTATTTCATGGCAAGTGGCGTTGGGCGCGGTTTTTGTTTCGGGTATCATTTTTATTATCCTGAGCTTATTTAAGGTGCGCGAGGCAATAGTGAATTCTTTACCGAATTCGCTTAAGTTTTCCATTGGTGGGGGTATTGGGCTGTTTCTTGCTCTGGTAGCCTTAAAAAGTGCCGGTGTTGTGGTTTCTAATCCGGCAACTTTGGTTAGTTTGGGCGATATTCATTCACCTCAGGTATTGATGACAATTGTTGGGTTCTGCTTTATCGTCACATTGGAGCATTTTCGGGTACGCGGCGGGATTATTATTGGTATTTTAACCATTACGGCTGTAGCTTCGTTGATGGGTATCAATCAGTTTCAGGGTGTGTTTGCACCAGTACCTTCATTAGCTCCTACTTTCTTACAGCTGGATTTTCATGATTTATTTACCATGAGTCTGGTAAGTGTTATTTTTGTTTTTTTCTTTGTCGATTTATTTGACAGTACAGGGGTTCTGATTGGCGTAGCTGGTCGCGCAGGGTTGTTAGTAGACGGCAAGTTGCCACGGGTGAAAAAAGCATTGTTAGCTGATTCTACGGCCATTGTGGTGGGAGCTGGACTAGGTACTTCTTCTACTACGGCTTATGTGGAATCAGCAGCGGGCGCGGCTGCTGGCGGGCGCACAGGTTTAACGGCGGTTGTAGTAGGTATTTTGATGCTGGCAAGTTTATGGTTTTCTAAACTGGCTGCGAGTGTTCCTCCCTATGCGACTGCTCCTGCATTGATGTATGTTGGCGTGCTGATGATGCGCAGTATGACTGAGATTGACTGGAAAGATGTTTCTGAAGCAGCGCCAGCATTTTTTACTCTGATTTTTATGCCTTTCGCTTATTCTATTGCGGATGGTATTGCCATGGGCTTTATCAGTTATGCCCTGATTAAATTGTTCTGTGGTAGGGTTAAAGATGTATCTTATATGGTATGGATAATTGCGGTTTTATGGGCATTTAAACTTTTATGGCTTGGAGCATAA
- the nadD gene encoding nicotinate-nucleotide adenylyltransferase has protein sequence MKRVGLFGGTFDPPHNGHIHIAQAFADELKLDNVIFIPAGDPYHKLRQSNSTAEQRLYMVEQVIAMDKRFSVSDCDVRRKGPTYTIDTVSLFRQVFTQTQLWWLLGMDSLLQLPNWYRYQALLQSVNLAIAQRGRQGLTELPNDLQGWLPEALAKNLTTPDGADGGRAKLLQASFLPVSSHEIRAEWSKGKHDDVPAAVAKYIDQENLYRA, from the coding sequence ATGAAGCGAGTTGGTTTGTTTGGTGGTACGTTCGATCCGCCACACAATGGCCATATTCATATTGCGCAGGCTTTTGCAGATGAATTAAAGCTGGATAATGTGATATTTATTCCGGCTGGTGATCCATATCATAAACTGAGACAGTCTAATTCAACCGCAGAACAACGGTTGTACATGGTAGAGCAGGTAATTGCTATGGATAAACGTTTCAGTGTTTCTGATTGTGATGTGCGGCGTAAAGGACCTACCTATACGATTGATACGGTTTCTTTATTTCGACAGGTATTTACACAAACGCAGTTATGGTGGTTGCTGGGTATGGATTCATTATTACAGCTGCCTAACTGGTATCGTTATCAGGCTTTATTGCAAAGTGTGAATCTAGCTATTGCTCAGCGTGGCAGACAAGGTTTAACTGAGTTGCCGAATGATTTGCAGGGTTGGCTTCCAGAAGCTTTGGCTAAGAATTTGACTACACCAGACGGTGCGGATGGCGGTCGGGCTAAATTATTACAGGCATCATTTTTACCGGTAAGTTCCCATGAAATCCGTGCAGAATGGTCAAAAGGAAAGCATGATGATGTACCGGCTGCAGTAGCCAAATATATCGACCAAGAAAACCTTTATCGGGCATAA
- the dxs gene encoding 1-deoxy-D-xylulose-5-phosphate synthase yields the protein MNPTPLLDTIDLPQDLRRLQKSQLPQLADELRAYLLESVSKTGGHFASNLGAVELTVALHYVYQTPQDHLVWDVGHQSYPHKILTGRKGKMATMRQFGGLAGFPKRSESEYDVFGVGHSSTSIGAALGMAVADKLQHRNNRSVAIIGDGAMTAGQAFEALNNAGDMDVDLLVILNDNEMSISPNVGALPKYLARNPLHDVKGLVKSIKQKSEKVLGMVPGALDVAQRVENKIKGLIEESTTSETLSLFDNFGFTYSGPVDGHDVIQLVDVLQDMRNRKGPQLLHIITKKGQGYKLAENDPVTFHAVSAFDPAQGLYSSGANASKPTYTQIFSQWIIDQAAADKKLLAITPAMREGSGLVEFARRYPERYFDVGIAEQHAVTFAAGLACEQMKPVVAIYSTFLQRAYDQLIHDVALQNLPVLFAIDRGGIVGADGPTHAGVYDLSYLRCVPNLVIAVPSDEHECRLLLSSCYQLNQPAAVRYPRGAGTGVPAGTNLATVAIGKGVVRRQGQRIGLIAFGSMVSAAMCVADAIDATVADMRFVKPLDTELLLHLAAEHDYLVTIEENSRIGGAGSAVLEVLAQHNLVKPVLTLGIPDIVTEHGDSEQLLDQMGLSAVKIQQHILDWVV from the coding sequence ATGAATCCTACCCCTCTCCTTGATACAATTGATCTACCACAGGATTTGCGTCGTTTGCAAAAAAGCCAGTTACCCCAACTGGCAGATGAATTGCGTGCGTATTTGCTGGAATCAGTAAGCAAGACAGGGGGGCACTTTGCGAGTAATTTGGGTGCAGTTGAGTTAACTGTAGCCCTACACTATGTGTACCAAACGCCACAGGACCATTTGGTATGGGATGTGGGTCATCAGAGTTATCCGCATAAAATTCTGACCGGCCGTAAAGGAAAAATGGCTACGATGCGCCAGTTTGGCGGTCTGGCCGGATTTCCGAAACGCAGTGAATCTGAATACGATGTATTTGGTGTAGGCCATTCTTCTACCTCTATCGGTGCGGCATTGGGTATGGCAGTGGCCGATAAATTGCAGCACAGAAACAATCGAAGTGTGGCGATTATTGGTGATGGTGCTATGACAGCAGGGCAGGCGTTTGAAGCGTTGAATAATGCTGGTGATATGGACGTGGATTTACTTGTTATTTTAAATGACAATGAGATGTCTATTTCTCCTAACGTTGGTGCTCTTCCGAAATATCTGGCCAGAAATCCTTTGCATGATGTTAAAGGACTGGTGAAATCAATCAAGCAAAAATCAGAAAAGGTATTGGGTATGGTACCCGGGGCGCTGGATGTAGCGCAGCGGGTAGAAAACAAAATCAAAGGCCTAATTGAAGAAAGTACCACTTCGGAAACGCTGTCCTTATTTGATAATTTTGGCTTTACTTATTCTGGACCAGTTGATGGACATGATGTTATTCAGCTTGTAGATGTGCTTCAGGATATGCGCAACCGGAAAGGGCCGCAATTATTGCATATCATTACCAAAAAAGGCCAAGGTTACAAACTGGCAGAAAATGATCCTGTAACTTTTCACGCTGTCAGTGCTTTTGATCCGGCTCAGGGCCTGTATTCTTCTGGTGCAAATGCTTCCAAACCGACTTATACCCAGATTTTCAGCCAATGGATAATTGATCAGGCGGCGGCAGATAAAAAACTGCTGGCTATTACCCCTGCTATGCGAGAAGGCAGTGGACTAGTGGAGTTTGCTCGTCGTTATCCGGAACGTTATTTTGATGTCGGAATTGCGGAGCAGCATGCAGTCACGTTTGCGGCAGGTCTGGCCTGTGAGCAAATGAAGCCGGTAGTAGCTATTTATTCCACTTTTCTGCAACGAGCGTATGATCAGCTCATTCACGATGTTGCTTTGCAGAATTTACCAGTTTTGTTTGCTATTGACCGTGGCGGAATTGTAGGTGCTGATGGTCCGACACATGCAGGTGTTTATGATTTAAGCTACCTTCGTTGTGTGCCTAATTTGGTTATTGCCGTACCAAGCGATGAACATGAATGTCGTTTACTGCTATCTAGCTGTTACCAGCTCAATCAGCCAGCTGCTGTACGCTATCCTAGAGGGGCAGGTACAGGTGTACCAGCTGGTACGAATTTGGCAACTGTAGCAATTGGTAAGGGGGTAGTACGTCGTCAGGGGCAAAGGATTGGTTTAATTGCATTTGGAAGTATGGTATCAGCTGCTATGTGTGTAGCGGATGCTATCGACGCTACAGTGGCTGATATGCGGTTTGTTAAACCACTGGATACCGAACTTTTACTTCATCTGGCTGCTGAACATGATTATTTGGTGACCATTGAAGAAAATAGTAGGATTGGTGGAGCTGGCAGTGCAGTGCTTGAAGTGCTGGCACAGCATAATTTAGTCAAACCGGTTCTCACACTGGGCATACCTGATATTGTAACTGAGCATGGTGATTCAGAACAGCTATTAGATCAGATGGGACTGAGTGCTGTCAAAATTCAGCAACACATTCTTGATTGGGTTGTTTAG
- the rplQ gene encoding 50S ribosomal protein L17: MRHRNGNRKLNRTSSHRAAMLRNMANSLLTHEAIVTTLPKAKELRRVAEPLITLGKKPSLANHRLAFNRTRDREVVVKLFNELGPRFANRNGGYLRILKYGFRKGDNAPLALVELVEKAPETEAVAE; encoded by the coding sequence ATGCGTCATCGTAATGGTAACCGCAAATTAAACCGCACCAGCAGTCATCGTGCTGCTATGTTGCGTAATATGGCTAATTCATTGTTGACTCACGAAGCGATTGTAACTACTTTGCCGAAAGCTAAAGAGTTACGCCGTGTTGCTGAACCGTTGATTACTTTAGGTAAAAAGCCTTCACTGGCCAATCATCGTTTAGCTTTTAATCGTACACGTGATCGTGAAGTTGTTGTAAAGTTATTTAATGAATTGGGCCCGCGCTTCGCTAATCGAAATGGTGGCTATCTGCGCATTTTGAAATATGGTTTCCGTAAAGGTGATAATGCTCCATTGGCTCTGGTTGAGTTAGTAGAGAAAGCACCTGAAACTGAAGCTGTTGCTGAGTAA